Genomic window (Methyloprofundus sp.):
ACGAGGGCTAACTGGGTTTCCGAGGAGTTCGTTTGATAAATCTGCGCTTTAGTAGTAGTGGGTAATGACCCTAAATGATCGAAATACCAACCGATATGTTTACGCGCTATTCTAACACCATTAAGTTCCCCATAAAATAGATACAGTTCCTGTAAATGTTGCTGTAAAGTCGCTTTTATTTTTTGTAAATCAGCCTGTATCAGGTGTTCACCTGTTTGTAAAAAATGTTCGATTTCTTGAAAAAACCATGGTCGACCTTGTGCGGCACGGCCAATCATAATGGCATCCGCATCTGTATATTTTAAGACGTATTCTGCTTTTTCAGCGGAATTGATGTCACCATTCGCTATGACAGGAATAGTGACCGCTTGTTTGACTGCTTTAATGGTGTCATATTCGGCCTCGCCTTTAAAGGCGCAGGCACGGGTGCGACCATGTACGGTTAATGCAGCAATGCCAGCTTGTTCAGCTATTTTAGCTATGCTCACTGCATTACGATTATCTTTGTCCCAGCCTGTACGAATTTTTAAGGTAACTGGGATGTTGACGGCACTGACGACGCTATCAAGAATATTTTTTACTAGCTCTTCGTTACGTAATAATGCTGAGCCAGCGGCAACCGAGCAAACTTTTTTCGCTGGGCAGCCCATATTAATATCAATAATCTGTGCACCGCGTTGCGCATTAAATTGGGCCGCTTCTGCCATTTGCTGTGGGCTAGTACCAAGGATTTGTACTGCACGTAAGCCTACTTCACCATTATGGTTCGCTTTCAGTAAAGTGCGCTTATGTTTGCGTAGAGCAGGGTTGGATGCAACCATTTCTGAAACAGCCAGACCTGCACCAAATTGTTTGCACAGGTTTCTAAATGGCAGATCAGTTATACCTGCCATTGGCGCTAAAATAAGATTATTATTAAGTTGATAAGGGCCTATTTTCATAAGGAGCGCGACAAAATCTGTGAGGGCTGAGTATCATACAGCAAAAAAACATTTTAGTTTTGTTTGCTAATACATTTTTGATAATTTAATTTAATTAATTCGGGGGTGTAGTCTCGCTCTAGCCGACGCATGGTAAAATGTGCGTGGGCAATATCTTGGAAATAGCGAATAAATAATAGGTTGATACTGGCACCGCCTAATGCACCTATAACAGGTATGGATTGTGCTGCCAGCTTTTCAGAGACTGGCAGAGTAAAGCGGCTGGCAACTTGGCTAATGGCTTTGCTAATAAGAGATGAGCTTTCTTTATTCAGAGCAGGTGCGGTTAGTTGGGTTGCGGCATCGGCAAGTGCCTTTGCTAATATGGAGCGAATCGCATAGTAGCCAGTTTCCGATCCATGTCGGGCGCTATCGCTAAGCGCAAACACTTCTAGGCAGGCCATTTTGGTTTTTGCATGGCTCAAGTTTTCGCCATGGAAGCGAGCAATATCAGCAATAGAACGCATCATGATAATAGTTGATATAGGTAGCTCTATAGTAATAGCTGTTAGTCCAAAAACTCCGCC
Coding sequences:
- a CDS encoding tRNA-dihydrouridine synthase B, producing the protein MKIGPYQLNNNLILAPMAGITDLPFRNLCKQFGAGLAVSEMVASNPALRKHKRTLLKANHNGEVGLRAVQILGTSPQQMAEAAQFNAQRGAQIIDINMGCPAKKVCSVAAGSALLRNEELVKNILDSVVSAVNIPVTLKIRTGWDKDNRNAVSIAKIAEQAGIAALTVHGRTRACAFKGEAEYDTIKAVKQAVTIPVIANGDINSAEKAEYVLKYTDADAIMIGRAAQGRPWFFQEIEHFLQTGEHLIQADLQKIKATLQQHLQELYLFYGELNGVRIARKHIGWYFDHLGSLPTTTKAQIYQTNSSETQLALVNSAFELFDHTTPLKHANNAFQY